In a single window of the Labeo rohita strain BAU-BD-2019 chromosome 23, IGBB_LRoh.1.0, whole genome shotgun sequence genome:
- the taf8 gene encoding transcription initiation factor TFIID subunit 8 produces MADSVVMGSGSLNSGSRSGSSKASTSPTENYQLARRRTLQVVVSSLLTECGFESAEKAAVETLTEMMQSYITEVGRCAKATCEHTARSTPTLSDVVIALVEMGFNVDTLPVYAKRSQRMVITAPPITNAPVVPKALTAGQKRTHPTYIPSHFPEFPDPHTYIKTPTFREPVSDYQVVREKAASQRRDVERALTRFMAKTGETQSLFKDDISAFPLIAAKPSTIPYLSALLPSELELQTLEETDSSEQDDQTDTENNPSNIIQDDHSADKENVVLPPGGAVPSGKASEENMIDNPYLRPVKKPKVRRKK; encoded by the exons ATGGCGGACTCTGTAGTGATGGGGAGCGGATCTTTAAACTCCGGAAGC CGCTCGGGGAGTAGTAAGGCCAGCACAAGTCCTACAGAGAACTATCAGCTGGCACGGAGACGCACACTGCAGGTGGTGGTCAGCTCTCTGTTAACAGAGTGTGGCTTTGAGAGCGCTGAGAAAGCAGCGGTGGAGACACTGACTGAGATGATGCAGAGCT ATATAACTGAGGTCGGGCGTTGTGCAAAGGCAACCTGTGAGCACACAGCTAGAAGCACCCCTACACTCTCTGATGTGGTCATTGCACTAGTCGAAATGG GTTTTAACGTAGATACTCTTCCAGTGTATGCCAAAAGATCCCAAAGGATGGTTATAACTGCAC CTCCAATAACAAATGCTCCAGTGGTCCCAAAAGCCCTCACAGCTGGACAGAAGCGCACTCATCCGACGTACATCCCCAGCCACTTCCCAGAATTCCCAGATCCTCATACATACATCAAAACACCA acCTTTCGAGAGCCTGTGTCAGATTACCAGGTGGTGAGAGAGAAGGCGGCATCACAGAGGAGAGATGTGGAGCGCGCGCTCACACGCTTCATGGCCAAGACAGGAGAGACGCAAAGCCTTTTTAAGGATGACATCAGTGCATTCCCAT TGATTGCAGCGAAGCCGAGCACCATCCCTTACCTAAGCGCCCTGCTGCCGTCTGAACTAGAGCTTCAGACACTAGAGGAGACCGATTCATCAGAGCAGGACGACCAGACAGACACAGAGAACAACCCTAGTAACATTATTCAG gATGACCACAGTGCAGATAAGGAGAACGTAGTGTTGCCGCCTGGTGGTGCTGTGCCTTcagggaaggccagtgaggaaAACATGATTGACAACCCATATCTTCGGCCAGTCAAAAAGCCCAAAGTGagaaggaaaaaatga
- the si:ch211-66i15.4 gene encoding protein pitchfork — protein MSFPLDLGTVFPVRREIRDSIPPSQCLSAQLPNTSEFHLIHIISIRLHLDTMTTSKHQDAMTTRGAAPWVAFGSCQERLMFPTHFARDRMGNEMLALYGSSELGPGCYDNHTVGSLIYELQHRPESKRGYVLGARTAPRFLPPVKTATPSPQKYQQDWTRFKVCPPGKAPFNSTTVKLRPSNTDSGPGPGAYVHDTIQSKKVLWPMKFGSPDWSKVPSLEKRALRTELIHDKEFRKQRNRVAYLSLFY, from the exons ATGTCTTTTCCACTCGATCTCGGGACAGTGTTCCCGGTTCGTAGGGAGATTCGGGATTCAATCCCCCCTTCACAg TGCTTATCTGCACAACTTCCGAATACATCGGAATTCCATTTGATCCACATCATCAGCATTCGTTTGCACCTGGATACCATGACAACCAGTAAACATCAGGACGCTATGACGACACGGGGCGCAG CTCCATGGGTCGCGTTCGGCAGCTGCCAGGAACGTCTCATGTTTCCAACACACTTCGCGCGTGATCGCATGGGCAATGAAATGCTTGCGCTCTACGGTTCCAGTGAACTAGGACCCGGATGTTACGACAACCACACG GTGGGCAGTCTTATATATGAGCTCCAACACAGACCTGAGAGTAAGAGGGGATATGTTTTAGGGGCACGTACTGCACCACGCTTTCTGCCTCCAGTTAAG ACGGCCACCCCTTCACCACAAAAATACCAACAAGACTGGACTCGGTTTAAAGTGTGTCCACCTGGAAAAGCACCTTTCAATAGTACCACTGTAAAATTAAGACCCTCAAATACGGACTCCGGCCCTGG TCCAGGGGCATATGTTCATGACACCATCCAAAGCAAAAAAGTGTTATGGCCTATGAAATTCGGCTCTCCAGACTGGTCAAAAGTGCCATCACTGGAGAAACGAGCACTGCGTACAGAG CTCATCCATGACAAAGAGTTTAGGAAACAGAGGAACAGGGTGGCATATCTAAGCTTGTTTTACTGA